From one Novosphingobium sp. genomic stretch:
- a CDS encoding SPOR domain-containing protein, translated as MPPWVRRGGGAISAAHHTLPLPSYAEVTDLKTGRTILVRVERRGPGDSQHAIELSPGAAAQLGIAAGSNEGVRVRRVNPPEQDRALLRSGNPAPERMATPKPLLDVLQRKLDPALAQKALDAEDRDPIPAKPASVVKPANVEPPVKPATALAPAKTKPARGAASKSPKLEAVALTTGPATPPKGYVPSVPARQAAAHTPDKVSPKIGADFAQSDADHGHDAPATAPAATKAKPAKTPPAKPAEDKPDHAAPSGGSFVVQAGAYSDKKNAETVANKIGGAISASGKVWRVRVGPFSGHASAEAALAKVKSAGYSDARIQRGE; from the coding sequence ATGCCGCCGTGGGTCAGGAGGGGGGGCGGTGCCATCTCGGCGGCCCATCACACGCTGCCCTTGCCCTCCTATGCCGAGGTCACCGATCTGAAAACCGGGCGCACCATTCTGGTCCGTGTCGAGCGTCGCGGGCCGGGGGACAGCCAGCACGCCATAGAACTGTCGCCGGGCGCGGCGGCGCAACTGGGCATCGCTGCGGGCAGCAATGAAGGGGTGCGCGTGCGCCGGGTGAACCCGCCCGAGCAGGATCGCGCCCTGCTGCGCTCGGGCAATCCCGCGCCGGAACGCATGGCCACGCCCAAGCCTTTGCTCGATGTCCTCCAGCGCAAGCTTGATCCGGCGCTGGCCCAAAAGGCGCTCGATGCCGAGGATCGTGATCCGATCCCGGCCAAGCCCGCCAGCGTGGTGAAACCCGCAAACGTCGAACCGCCTGTCAAACCGGCGACCGCACTGGCTCCTGCCAAAACGAAGCCTGCGCGCGGCGCCGCCTCGAAATCGCCCAAACTCGAAGCGGTGGCTCTCACCACCGGACCGGCCACGCCGCCCAAGGGCTATGTCCCCTCGGTTCCGGCACGGCAGGCTGCGGCGCATACTCCCGACAAGGTTTCGCCCAAGATCGGCGCTGATTTCGCGCAGAGCGATGCCGATCACGGGCATGATGCGCCTGCGACCGCTCCCGCAGCAACCAAGGCCAAACCCGCTAAAACACCACCCGCCAAACCGGCAGAGGACAAGCCGGACCATGCCGCGCCTTCCGGCGGATCCTTCGTGGTTCAGGCCGGCGCTTATTCCGACAAAAAGAACGCCGAAACCGTCGCCAACAAGATCGGCGGCGCGATCAGCGCCTCGGGCAAGGTGTGGCGCGTGCGCGTCGGGCCGTTTTCCGGGCACGCCTCGGCAGAGGCGGCCTTGGCGAAGGTCAAATCGGCAGGCTATAGCGACGCCCGAATCCAGCGCGGCGAGTGA
- a CDS encoding D-alanyl-D-alanine carboxypeptidase family protein has protein sequence MTPSFKTMLVPGALVLAALAATGLRSAPSSPTEHGDNSQTLSRVEPLVVGPVPPVPLGHPQPPAEVDVAPVAMLVDMGSGRVLYAKEVARPFLPASVTKTMTTFLAFELISQGKMKLTDVYAESHEAYRNWHMTGSRMFLDEGQPVTVDQLLTGIMTVSANDGAVVLGEGYAGSVPNWTALMNAKAREIGMVDSHFNTPNGYMDNGQTYVSARDLITLATAMIQRHPDLYHRYVGKPGLVFNGVAQNNHDPLLGKFPGADGIKTGFTGEAHYNYLGSAERNGRRLLMVLAGVERPNERVKAARALMEWGFDHWDASALFQQGQKLATAKVQGGSTDSVDLLTPRQLFATVPHGERDTVKMRVTYDGPLKAPIAKGEEIGKLEVTIGHDAPTTMPLVAGSDVPKGGLADRLRQGFRRMLS, from the coding sequence TTGACCCCCTCGTTCAAGACCATGTTGGTGCCCGGCGCACTGGTTCTGGCCGCTTTGGCCGCCACCGGACTGCGCTCGGCGCCCTCCTCCCCGACAGAACATGGGGATAACTCTCAAACGCTGTCGCGGGTCGAGCCGCTGGTGGTGGGGCCGGTGCCGCCCGTGCCGCTGGGCCATCCGCAGCCGCCCGCCGAGGTCGATGTCGCGCCGGTGGCGATGCTGGTCGATATGGGCTCGGGCCGGGTGCTCTATGCCAAGGAGGTGGCGCGGCCCTTCCTGCCCGCCTCGGTCACCAAGACGATGACCACTTTTCTTGCCTTCGAGCTGATCTCGCAGGGCAAGATGAAGCTGACGGATGTCTATGCCGAAAGCCATGAGGCCTATCGCAACTGGCATATGACCGGCTCGCGCATGTTCCTCGATGAGGGCCAGCCTGTCACGGTGGACCAGTTGCTGACCGGCATCATGACCGTTTCGGCAAATGATGGCGCGGTGGTGCTTGGCGAAGGCTATGCGGGCAGCGTGCCCAACTGGACCGCGCTGATGAACGCCAAGGCGCGCGAAATCGGCATGGTCGACAGCCATTTCAACACGCCCAACGGCTATATGGACAATGGCCAGACCTATGTCAGCGCGCGCGATCTGATCACGCTGGCCACCGCCATGATCCAGCGCCACCCGGACCTCTATCACCGCTATGTCGGCAAGCCGGGGCTGGTGTTCAACGGCGTGGCCCAGAACAACCACGATCCCCTGCTGGGCAAGTTCCCCGGCGCCGACGGCATCAAGACCGGCTTTACCGGCGAGGCGCATTACAATTACCTCGGCTCGGCCGAGCGCAATGGCCGCCGCCTGCTGATGGTGCTGGCCGGGGTGGAGCGCCCCAATGAGCGCGTAAAAGCCGCGCGCGCCCTGATGGAATGGGGCTTTGACCATTGGGATGCCAGCGCCCTGTTCCAGCAGGGTCAGAAGCTGGCGACGGCCAAGGTGCAGGGCGGCTCGACCGACAGCGTCGACCTGCTGACCCCGCGCCAGCTCTTCGCCACCGTGCCGCATGGTGAGCGCGACACGGTCAAGATGCGTGTGACCTATGATGGCCCGCTCAAAGCGCCGATCGCCAAGGGCGAAGAGATCGGCAAGCTGGAGGTGACGATCGGCCACGATGCGCCCACCACCATGCCGCTGGTCGCGGGTTCCGATGTGCCCAAGGGCGGGCTGGCTGACCGGCTGCGTCAGGGTTTCCGGCGGATGCTGTCGTGA
- the tmk gene encoding dTMP kinase: protein MTGGRFIALEGGEGTGKSTQSRLLAEALRASGHEVVQTREPGGTAGAEAIRALLLGVEGEGWGARAEALLFAAARADHVERLIRPALARGAWVVCDRFIDSTRAYQGGGGGLSEEDLLTLHRIGSEGLLPDLTLLIEVPPQETARRLAARDLDGPDRIGGRGEAYHARVGAAFARYAEAEPERFARIDGLGEPEAIHGRIMDAITGSGF from the coding sequence GTGACTGGGGGCCGCTTTATCGCGCTTGAGGGTGGGGAAGGGACCGGCAAGTCCACCCAGTCCCGCCTGCTGGCCGAGGCCCTGCGTGCATCGGGCCATGAGGTGGTGCAGACCCGTGAACCGGGCGGCACCGCAGGCGCCGAAGCGATCCGCGCCCTGCTGCTGGGCGTGGAAGGCGAGGGCTGGGGAGCCCGCGCCGAAGCGCTGCTGTTTGCCGCCGCCCGCGCCGATCACGTCGAGCGCCTGATCCGCCCGGCGCTGGCGCGCGGCGCCTGGGTGGTCTGCGACCGTTTTATCGATTCCACCCGCGCCTATCAGGGCGGCGGCGGCGGTCTCTCCGAAGAGGACTTGCTGACGCTGCACCGGATCGGCAGCGAAGGTCTACTGCCGGACCTCACCCTGCTGATCGAGGTGCCGCCTCAGGAAACCGCGCGCCGTCTGGCCGCGCGCGATCTGGATGGCCCGGACCGCATCGGCGGGCGCGGTGAGGCCTATCACGCCCGCGTCGGCGCGGCTTTCGCCCGCTATGCGGAAGCTGAACCTGAACGCTTTGCCCGCATCGACGGGCTTGGCGAGCCAGAGGCGATCCATGGCCGGATCATGGATGCCATCACAGGATCGGGGTTTTGA
- a CDS encoding DNA polymerase III subunit delta', whose translation MLEGHSSAWREWRAAQASPRMHHAWILAGPKGVGKASFAFAAAAQLVAEPGVPQPEIEAHPDILIPRHPPATKEDEKKRDEGLPHNVKRSIPVDEIRALQRRLTTRPTLGSRRAIIIDPADDLETSAVNALLKSLEEPPAGTYFLLVTHRLGRLLPTIRSRCRILRFAPLSDGAVDGILKAQAPQADGPTRAAAVAAAQGSPGVALDFVHEELAAAHQLMGRILAEGDAGMMLRGLLAEELGARPKRERLSAVLDLARAVLAADLRSATPRRQARLIEAHGAMVKLAREAPIYNYDPGLLAMEIGALLASSAVPTEAGNR comes from the coding sequence ATTCTTGAAGGCCACAGCTCCGCCTGGCGGGAGTGGCGCGCGGCGCAGGCCTCGCCACGTATGCATCATGCGTGGATTTTGGCTGGCCCCAAAGGCGTGGGCAAGGCCAGCTTCGCCTTTGCCGCTGCCGCGCAGCTGGTGGCCGAACCGGGCGTGCCTCAGCCCGAGATTGAGGCCCATCCTGACATTCTGATCCCGCGCCATCCCCCCGCCACCAAGGAGGATGAGAAAAAGCGCGACGAGGGCCTGCCGCATAACGTCAAGCGCTCGATCCCGGTGGACGAGATCCGCGCCCTGCAACGCCGCCTGACCACGCGGCCGACGCTGGGCAGCCGCCGTGCGATCATCATCGATCCGGCCGATGATCTGGAAACCAGCGCCGTCAATGCGCTGCTCAAAAGTCTGGAGGAGCCCCCGGCGGGCACCTATTTCCTGCTGGTGACGCATCGTCTGGGGCGGCTGCTGCCCACGATCCGTTCGCGCTGCCGCATCCTGCGGTTTGCGCCGCTGAGCGATGGGGCGGTGGATGGCATTCTGAAGGCGCAGGCCCCGCAGGCCGATGGACCGACGCGCGCCGCCGCCGTGGCCGCGGCGCAGGGTTCGCCCGGCGTGGCATTGGATTTCGTGCATGAGGAACTGGCCGCAGCGCACCAACTGATGGGCCGCATTCTGGCCGAGGGCGACGCGGGCATGATGCTGCGCGGCTTGCTGGCCGAGGAACTGGGCGCGCGCCCCAAGCGCGAACGCTTGAGCGCCGTCCTCGATCTGGCCCGCGCCGTGCTGGCCGCCGATCTGCGCTCTGCCACGCCCCGTCGTCAGGCCCGGCTGATCGAGGCGCATGGCGCCATGGTCAAGCTGGCGCGCGAGGCGCCGATCTACAATTACGACCCCGGTCTGCTGGCGATGGAAATCGGGGCCTTGCTGGCATCGTCCGCCGTGCCTACAGAGGCTGGCAACCGATAA
- the metG gene encoding methionine--tRNA ligase, giving the protein MADPFYITTAIAYPNGKPHIGHAYEAIAADVIARHQRAEGRDVRFQTGTDEHGLKMAQKARDLGITPRALCDEMSGHFRAMCDTLNISYDVFQRTTDEAHYKASQAIWQAMEANGDLYLDRYEGWYSVRDEAFYDESELVEGEGGEKLSPQGTPVEWTVEESWFFRLSAYQEPLLALYNSQPDFISPDSRRNEVVKFVEGGLRDLSVSRTSFDWGVPVPGSPGHVMYVWVDALTNYLTGLGYPEKTPEMERWWPADIHLIGKDIVRFHTVYWPAFLMSAKLPLPKQVFGHGFLLHRGEKMSKSLGNVVDPLELAERFGVDSLRYFLMREVSFGHDGSYSAEAIVTRCNAELANSFGNLAQRSLSMIFKNMGGILKAELPLSDADDALLATVAESIAAMREAFGTLDFSEGLDAWMRGVFACNAYVDEQAPWALRKSDPERMEAVLMVLLRVVRDLAIALRPVVPTAIDKLFDQMGIAEDARDFAALENRGWLADLASAGFTLQQPSGVFPRLELPADENA; this is encoded by the coding sequence ATGGCCGATCCTTTCTACATCACCACCGCCATCGCCTATCCCAATGGCAAGCCCCACATCGGCCATGCCTATGAGGCGATCGCCGCCGACGTCATCGCCCGCCATCAGCGCGCCGAGGGCCGCGACGTGCGTTTCCAGACCGGCACTGACGAGCATGGCCTGAAGATGGCGCAGAAGGCACGCGATCTGGGCATCACGCCGCGCGCGTTGTGCGACGAAATGTCCGGACATTTCCGTGCGATGTGCGACACTCTGAACATTTCTTATGATGTGTTCCAGCGCACCACCGATGAGGCCCATTACAAGGCCAGCCAGGCCATCTGGCAGGCGATGGAAGCCAATGGCGATCTCTATCTCGATCGCTACGAGGGCTGGTATTCGGTGCGCGACGAGGCTTTCTACGATGAAAGCGAGTTGGTTGAGGGTGAGGGCGGTGAGAAGCTCTCGCCTCAGGGCACGCCGGTCGAATGGACCGTTGAGGAAAGCTGGTTCTTCCGCCTTTCGGCCTATCAGGAGCCGCTGCTGGCGCTTTACAACAGCCAGCCGGACTTCATCAGCCCCGACAGTCGCCGCAATGAGGTGGTGAAATTCGTCGAAGGCGGACTGCGCGATCTGTCGGTTTCGCGCACCAGCTTCGACTGGGGTGTTCCGGTGCCCGGTTCGCCGGGGCATGTGATGTATGTCTGGGTCGATGCGCTGACCAACTATCTGACGGGTCTGGGCTATCCCGAGAAGACCCCGGAGATGGAGCGCTGGTGGCCCGCCGATATCCATCTGATCGGCAAGGACATCGTCCGCTTCCACACCGTCTATTGGCCCGCCTTTCTGATGAGCGCCAAGCTGCCTCTGCCCAAGCAGGTGTTCGGCCATGGCTTCCTGCTGCATCGTGGGGAAAAAATGTCGAAGTCGCTGGGCAATGTGGTCGATCCGCTGGAACTGGCCGAGCGTTTCGGCGTCGACAGCCTGCGCTACTTCCTGATGCGCGAAGTCAGCTTCGGCCATGACGGCAGCTATTCGGCGGAAGCCATCGTGACGCGCTGCAATGCCGAGCTGGCCAACAGCTTCGGCAATCTGGCTCAACGCAGCCTTTCGATGATTTTCAAAAACATGGGTGGCATTCTTAAGGCTGAGTTGCCGCTTTCCGACGCCGACGATGCGCTGCTGGCCACAGTGGCCGAAAGCATCGCCGCCATGCGTGAAGCCTTCGGTACGCTGGACTTCTCCGAAGGGCTCGATGCCTGGATGCGCGGCGTCTTCGCCTGCAACGCCTATGTCGACGAGCAGGCGCCATGGGCGCTGCGCAAGAGCGATCCCGAGCGCATGGAAGCCGTGCTGATGGTGCTGCTGCGCGTGGTGCGCGATCTGGCCATCGCCCTGCGCCCGGTGGTGCCGACCGCCATCGACAAGCTCTTCGATCAGATGGGCATTGCCGAGGATGCTCGCGACTTCGCTGCTCTGGAAAACAGGGGCTGGCTGGCCGATCTGGCCTCTGCTGGCTTCACGCTGCAGCAGCCCAGCGGCGTCTTCCCGCGCCTCGAACTGCCTGCTGACGAGAACGCCTGA
- a CDS encoding TatD family hydrolase, producing MLIDSHCHLNYKGLIEQQGEVLARARAAGIGAFLNISTRQSEWADVVATAERESDVWATVGIHPHEADQHADLGESILLEATRHPRVIGIGETGLDYYYDHSDRAVQQDLFRTHIRVARETGLPLIIHTRDAEEDTARILTEEMAQRAFPALIHCFTASADFGEKVLDLGLTISISGIVTFKNARDLQAFVATIPQDRLLVETDSPFLAPVPHRGKVCEPAYTADTARFVAGLREVSVEDLAATTSANFRKLFAKAGLAA from the coding sequence ATGCTGATCGATTCCCACTGCCACCTCAATTACAAAGGCCTGATCGAGCAGCAGGGCGAGGTGCTGGCGCGCGCGCGGGCGGCGGGGATCGGCGCATTTCTCAACATCTCGACCCGACAGAGCGAATGGGCCGATGTCGTCGCCACGGCGGAGCGTGAAAGCGACGTCTGGGCAACCGTCGGCATCCATCCGCATGAGGCCGACCAGCATGCCGATCTGGGTGAAAGCATCCTACTGGAGGCGACGCGGCACCCGCGCGTGATCGGCATCGGCGAGACGGGCCTTGACTACTATTACGACCATTCGGACCGCGCGGTGCAGCAGGATCTGTTCCGCACCCATATCCGCGTGGCGCGTGAAACCGGCCTGCCGCTGATCATCCACACCCGCGATGCCGAAGAGGATACGGCCCGCATCCTGACCGAGGAAATGGCACAGAGAGCTTTCCCCGCGCTGATCCATTGCTTCACCGCTTCGGCTGATTTTGGCGAGAAGGTGCTGGACCTGGGGCTGACGATCTCGATTTCCGGCATTGTGACCTTCAAGAACGCCCGCGATCTTCAGGCCTTTGTCGCCACCATCCCGCAGGATCGCCTGCTGGTGGAAACGGACTCGCCCTTTCTTGCGCCGGTCCCGCATCGCGGCAAGGTCTGCGAACCGGCCTATACCGCTGACACGGCGCGTTTCGTGGCTGGCTTGCGCGAGGTCAGCGTTGAAGATCTGGCCGCCACCACCAGCGCCAATTTCCGCAAGCTCTTCGCCAAGGCAGGGCTTGCCGCATGA
- a CDS encoding MBL fold metallo-hydrolase, protein MKLVMLGSGTSTGVPRVAGEHGEDWGQCDPADPKNRRTRASIMVESTAGSRLLVDTSTDLRQQLLANDIHRLDAVFWTHDHADHCHGIDDLRPFRYGRAGPLPGFANDETVRRLRNRFGYVFAGQHGYHTLVELDSLDRLRMFAGFGIGWCQMPHGPAQSTAFRFDCDGKSIGYATDFSAITGDMVSLFHGVDLLVADCLRREPHPTHAHLAMSLELIEATRANRAVLTHLDKSMDYRAVSEEIPAHVQVGYDGLTVEL, encoded by the coding sequence ATGAAGCTGGTGATGCTCGGCTCGGGAACCTCGACCGGCGTGCCCCGCGTGGCCGGCGAGCATGGCGAGGACTGGGGCCAGTGTGACCCCGCCGACCCCAAGAACCGCCGCACCCGCGCCTCGATCATGGTCGAGAGCACGGCAGGATCGCGTCTGCTGGTCGACACCTCGACCGATCTGCGGCAGCAATTGCTGGCCAATGACATCCATCGTCTTGACGCCGTGTTCTGGACGCATGACCATGCCGATCACTGCCACGGCATCGATGATCTACGCCCCTTCCGCTATGGCCGCGCCGGGCCCTTGCCGGGCTTTGCCAATGACGAGACGGTGCGTCGCCTGCGCAACCGCTTCGGCTATGTCTTTGCCGGGCAGCATGGCTATCATACGCTGGTCGAGCTGGACTCGCTCGACCGGCTCCGCATGTTCGCGGGCTTTGGCATTGGCTGGTGCCAGATGCCGCATGGCCCAGCGCAAAGCACCGCCTTCCGCTTCGACTGCGATGGCAAGTCCATCGGATATGCAACTGATTTTAGTGCGATAACTGGTGATATGGTCAGTCTGTTTCACGGCGTCGACCTGCTGGTCGCGGACTGTCTCAGGCGCGAGCCGCATCCCACGCATGCCCATCTTGCCATGTCGCTTGAACTGATCGAGGCGACGCGCGCCAACCGTGCCGTGCTGACGCATCTGGACAAGAGCATGGATTACCGTGCCGTGTCAGAGGAAATCCCGGCCCATGTCCAGGTCGGCTATGACGGCCTGACCGTCGAACTGTAA
- a CDS encoding DUF1109 domain-containing protein: protein MSSDALIRDLSANLAPVRRRRPGREGAMLLALGGGELTLLLGLGLMRPDMGHMIATPFMLWKLCGLAVLAAVACMGAIRSFSPTVRPRRALTITFGLAIAIMIAGAFVMPEHHGGQTLFMRLAPLQGVLCATSITVLSLPIMAMLSVLMHRGAPTHPQGSAIASGLAASTLGAFIFAFCCRVNDPLYIAVWYSVACAAVTITARWLLPRRFRL, encoded by the coding sequence ATGTCGAGTGATGCCCTGATCCGCGATCTCTCCGCCAATCTGGCGCCGGTGCGCCGCCGCCGTCCGGGGCGTGAGGGTGCGATGCTGCTGGCCCTGGGCGGAGGCGAACTGACCCTGCTGCTGGGACTGGGGCTGATGCGGCCGGATATGGGCCACATGATCGCGACGCCCTTTATGTTGTGGAAGCTGTGCGGTCTGGCCGTGCTGGCCGCTGTGGCCTGCATGGGCGCGATCCGCTCGTTTTCTCCCACGGTCAGGCCGCGCCGCGCTCTGACGATCACCTTTGGTCTGGCGATTGCGATCATGATTGCCGGGGCTTTCGTGATGCCGGAGCACCATGGCGGGCAGACATTGTTCATGCGTCTGGCGCCTTTGCAGGGTGTTCTCTGTGCGACCTCCATCACTGTGCTGTCGCTGCCGATCATGGCGATGCTCTCGGTGCTGATGCATCGCGGCGCGCCGACCCATCCGCAGGGCAGCGCTATCGCTTCAGGCCTTGCCGCCAGCACGCTGGGCGCCTTCATCTTTGCCTTCTGCTGCCGGGTCAATGATCCGCTCTACATCGCCGTCTGGTATTCCGTGGCCTGCGCCGCCGTGACGATCACCGCCCGCTGGCTGCTGCCTCGACGCTTCCGCCTCTAA
- a CDS encoding DUF308 domain-containing protein, which translates to MDTTRDTPRADQSWLKSYYFLRFGVSTAWVVAAFTIARTAPTLAAIMLIAYPAWDAIANYVDASRSGGLARNKSQMLNFIVSVITAVAVAQALRQGMHAVLGVFGVWAVLSGLFQLVTAVRRRKAYGAQWAMILSGAQSGLAGGHMLSKAASVLPAGIADIAPYAAFGAFYFLVSALWLTISDARRSAKMGAA; encoded by the coding sequence ATGGACACCACCCGCGACACGCCCCGCGCCGATCAGAGCTGGCTCAAAAGCTATTACTTCCTGCGCTTTGGCGTTTCCACGGCATGGGTTGTCGCTGCCTTCACCATCGCCAGAACCGCGCCGACGCTCGCCGCGATCATGCTCATTGCCTATCCCGCGTGGGATGCCATTGCCAACTATGTCGATGCCAGCCGCAGCGGCGGGCTGGCGCGCAACAAGAGCCAGATGCTGAACTTCATCGTCAGCGTGATCACTGCGGTGGCGGTCGCTCAGGCCTTGCGTCAGGGGATGCATGCGGTGCTTGGCGTGTTCGGTGTCTGGGCGGTGCTGTCCGGCCTGTTCCAGCTTGTGACGGCTGTGCGCCGCCGCAAGGCCTATGGCGCGCAATGGGCCATGATCCTGAGCGGCGCCCAATCCGGTCTGGCGGGCGGGCATATGCTGAGCAAGGCCGCCAGCGTGCTGCCCGCCGGGATTGCCGACATTGCGCCCTATGCCGCTTTCGGCGCCTTCTACTTTCTTGTCTCCGCGCTGTGGCTGACCATCAGCGATGCCCGCCGCAGCGCGAAGATGGGTGCCGCCTGA
- a CDS encoding tannase/feruloyl esterase family alpha/beta hydrolase — MYRALGSILGLAMAQASGVGIAAAQAPDTHDRCTALTGTTMPDPSTHITTAALHGPTPAEVRAAGDTRPFPPTPAMPAHCEIIGKMQERSGAGGQTYAIKFHLRMPTAWNGRFFFQGGGGTDGNLGDATGIILGQDDQRALTQGYAVISSDSGHDNGVNNDPALQGLATFGHDALARHNYGFGYIGPVAQAGKALIRAYYGRPAQLTYFVGGSKGGQEGMMAVQRFPQEFDAALIGYPGFHLAHASIAQLADGQAMAGAARALGQIGADGLPLINKAMSDEDILLAQRAILAACDALDGTQDGMVENFTACTTPRVLPHLNAIACKGDTSADKTAQCLLPAQILALRKVFEGPKLRDGKAIYSDWPWDAGIGAQTGRGVTQGWRIWKMGGYASATNNGALIRLGAPSNSAVFRSPPLDIADSVTDLSRYALNVDLDEAYAAAHVKWGALNEASVDFMHADATDLSPFTKRGGKIIIFHGVSDPVFSINDTLRWLAQVDARERGQSGRFVQFYAVPGMNHGRGGPATDHFDIFSQLVAWREKGVAPGKVVATAGNDTPWPGRTRLLCPYPQQPRRTGENIETATSFHCEKL, encoded by the coding sequence ATGTATCGGGCGCTTGGTTCCATACTGGGCCTTGCCATGGCTCAGGCCAGTGGCGTGGGCATCGCTGCAGCACAGGCCCCGGATACTCACGATCGCTGCACGGCGCTGACTGGCACGACCATGCCCGATCCCTCGACCCATATCACCACCGCCGCGCTTCACGGCCCCACCCCTGCCGAAGTGCGCGCGGCGGGTGACACCCGCCCCTTCCCGCCGACCCCGGCGATGCCCGCCCATTGCGAGATCATCGGCAAGATGCAGGAGCGCAGCGGTGCGGGCGGCCAGACCTATGCCATCAAGTTCCACCTGCGTATGCCCACCGCCTGGAACGGGCGCTTCTTCTTTCAGGGCGGTGGCGGCACCGATGGCAATCTGGGCGATGCGACCGGCATCATTCTGGGGCAGGACGATCAGCGCGCGCTGACACAGGGTTATGCCGTGATCTCCTCGGATTCCGGCCATGATAATGGCGTCAACAACGATCCCGCGCTGCAGGGGCTGGCCACCTTTGGCCATGATGCTTTGGCGCGCCACAATTACGGCTTCGGCTATATCGGTCCGGTGGCTCAGGCGGGCAAGGCGCTGATCCGCGCCTATTACGGTCGCCCTGCGCAGCTCACCTATTTTGTGGGCGGGTCGAAGGGCGGGCAGGAAGGCATGATGGCCGTCCAGCGCTTCCCTCAGGAGTTCGACGCCGCGCTGATCGGCTATCCCGGCTTCCATCTGGCCCATGCTTCCATCGCGCAACTGGCCGATGGGCAGGCGATGGCGGGCGCGGCCCGCGCGCTCGGTCAGATCGGCGCCGATGGCCTGCCGCTGATCAACAAGGCGATGAGCGATGAGGACATCCTGCTGGCCCAGCGCGCCATTCTGGCCGCCTGCGATGCGCTGGACGGCACGCAGGACGGCATGGTCGAGAACTTCACCGCTTGCACCACGCCCCGCGTGCTGCCGCATCTCAATGCCATCGCCTGCAAGGGCGACACCTCTGCCGACAAGACCGCGCAATGCCTTCTGCCCGCGCAGATCCTCGCGTTGCGCAAGGTGTTCGAAGGGCCGAAACTGCGCGACGGCAAGGCCATCTATTCCGACTGGCCATGGGATGCCGGGATTGGCGCGCAGACTGGCCGGGGTGTGACCCAGGGCTGGCGCATCTGGAAAATGGGCGGCTATGCTTCGGCGACCAACAATGGCGCGCTGATCCGGCTTGGCGCGCCGAGCAATTCGGCGGTGTTCCGATCCCCGCCGCTCGATATCGCCGATAGCGTCACCGATCTGTCCCGCTATGCCTTGAACGTCGATCTCGATGAGGCCTATGCCGCAGCTCACGTCAAATGGGGCGCTTTGAACGAAGCGTCGGTCGATTTCATGCATGCCGATGCCACCGACCTGAGCCCCTTCACCAAACGCGGCGGCAAGATCATCATCTTCCATGGCGTCAGCGATCCGGTTTTCTCGATCAATGACACGCTGCGCTGGCTGGCGCAGGTCGATGCGCGGGAACGGGGCCAGTCGGGGCGTTTCGTCCAATTCTACGCCGTGCCGGGCATGAACCATGGGCGCGGTGGCCCGGCGACGGATCACTTCGACATCTTCTCGCAACTGGTGGCCTGGCGGGAAAAGGGTGTCGCCCCCGGCAAGGTCGTCGCCACCGCCGGGAATGACACACCCTGGCCCGGCCGCACGCGGTTGCTGTGCCCCTATCCCCAGCAGCCGCGCCGAACCGGCGAGAACATCGAAACCGCAACCTCCTTCCACTGCGAAAAGCTCTGA
- a CDS encoding MarR family transcriptional regulator — protein MKNPLNDYPGYHLRRAASSRLAELARHLEGFTLGVTEASILTVIDQNPDMSQAECGRMLSIKRPNLNPLMLRLIHRGLVSSTKGEGRALKLRLTEEGKALIPGILAEFEAQEARIFASVPEKYRADLVAILRALRVKD, from the coding sequence ATGAAAAATCCGCTCAACGACTACCCTGGCTATCATTTGCGTCGCGCGGCGAGCAGCCGCCTTGCCGAGCTGGCGCGCCATCTGGAAGGCTTCACCCTCGGCGTGACCGAAGCCTCGATCCTGACCGTCATCGACCAGAACCCGGATATGTCGCAGGCCGAATGTGGCCGCATGCTGTCGATCAAGCGGCCCAACCTCAATCCGCTGATGCTGCGCCTGATCCATCGCGGGCTGGTCTCCAGCACCAAGGGGGAGGGGCGGGCGCTCAAGCTGCGGCTGACCGAAGAGGGCAAGGCGCTGATCCCCGGCATCCTTGCCGAGTTCGAGGCGCAGGAGGCGCGGATCTTCGCCTCGGTGCCTGAAAAGTACCGAGCCGATCTGGTCGCCATCCTGCGCGCCCTGCGGGTGAAGGACTAG